A section of the Humulus lupulus chromosome 2, drHumLupu1.1, whole genome shotgun sequence genome encodes:
- the LOC133818091 gene encoding CRM-domain containing factor CFM2, chloroplastic has translation MSAPLTQLLTPTLPPKPPTHHPFPLFFSFSSPPLLTARCRTSHKFIIRSSNSNSDTQTILPKSAIQRIAEKLRGLGFTEETPSQEPEPATKSTPGEIFLPLPNRLVNHRVGHTIDTSWSTPHNPVPEPGTSTGIKRFHELRGQVRQQKQEKKNDGSTKKTRESRVPTLAELTLTRAELRRLTTLGIELKKKLKVGKAGITEGIVNGIHERWRRSEVVKIFCEDLCRMNMKRTHELLEKKTGGLVVWRSGSKIVLYRGKNYKYPYFLSNTISSEETSHGTLTDPLSEDNEPNEPSTSSVDGVISTEEASPGALADSLSDDDEQNETHTSSMDGVKVDASLPSNKMAKPALIQGVGLRNRVRFQLPGEVQIAEEADRMLDGLGPRFSDWWGYDPQPIDADLLPAVVPGYRRPFRLLPYGVQPKLTDDEMTTLRRLARPLPCHFALGRNRKHQGLAASIVKLWEKCEVAKIAVKRGVQNTNSELMAEELKSLTGGTLIARDREFIVLYRGKDFLPPAVSSAIEERRKYVMQGKKLSTEHTTSIKVAQDELETTPSGPNEHSEIREQRQLTFTEASVRKTSLNLSVALEKKAKAEQLLAELEKAEMRQAPETDKEGITEEERYMLRKIGLRMNAFLLMGRRGVFDGTIENMHLHWKYRELVKVITNEKSLEAVHQVARTLEAESGGILVSVERVSKGYAIIVYRGKNYERPATLRPKTLMNKKTAMKRSFEAQRRESLKLHVLRINKHIDDLKLRMVKEKEANDKQSIVESNSSNMVQDKVNEIESAESLMVDAEVKHGSISLPTTSREEIVAVKENDVNKIQSAGDSDLSNVVGDKVNETESVEGLRFDAEVQHGFLSFPTTYVEEIVASKGMSDTPADDAQHGSSDNKALESFTDKNELEPSVPIKIENGLTEMPSTTVQLSNRERLLLRKQALKMKKRPVIAVGKSNIVTGVVKTIKAHFQKHPLAIVNVKGRAKGTSVQEVIIMLEQATGAVLVSQEPSKIILYRGWGAGGSFDQSGKNRSDANARRKLGTQPGVSPELLAAIKTECGFESQNKEDASSP, from the exons ATGTCGGCCCCTCTAACTCAACTACTCACCCCAACTCTCCCGCCAAAACCCCCAACTCACCACCCATTTccactcttcttctccttctcctcacCGCCGCTTCTCACTGCCCGCTGCCGGACCTCACACAAGTTCATTATCCGGAGCTCCAATTCCAACTCCGACACCCAAACAATACTCCCCAAGTCCGCCATCCAGAGAATCGCCGAGAAGCTCCGAGGTCTCGGCTTCACAGAAGAAACCCCGTCTCAGGAACCCGAACCCGCCACCAAATCAACCCCCGGTGAAATTTTCTTACCGTTGCCGAACCGGTTGGTCAATCACCGTGTCGGTCACACCATCGACACCAGCTGGAGCACGCCGCACAATCCGGTTCCGGAGCCGGGCACGAGTACGGGCATTAAGAGGTTTCATGAACTCAGGGGCCAAGTGAGGCAGCAGAAGCAGGAGAAGAAGAACGATGGGTCGACGAAGAAGACGAGGGAGTCCAGGGTTCCGACGCTAGCGGAGCTAACCTTGACTAGGGCGGAGCTGAGGAGGTTGACCACATTAGGGATTGAGTTGAAAAAGAAGCTCAAGGTAGGGAAGGCTGGGATTACGGAAGGAATTGTGAATGGGATTCACGAGCGGTGGAGACGATCGGAGGTCGTCAAAATCTTTTGTGAGGATCTTTGCAGGATGAACATGAAGAGGACGCATGAGTTATTGGAG AAAAAAACTGGAGGTTTGGTCGTTTGGAGGTCTGGAAGTAAGATAGTATTATATAGAGGGAAGAATTATAAGTATCCCTACTTTCTTAGCAATACAATTTCGAGTGAGGAGACCTCTCATGGTACATTAACAGATCCACTTAGTGAAGATAATGAACCGAATGAGCCCAGTACTTCTAGCGTGGATGGAGTAATTTCAACTGAAGAGGCCTCTCCTGGCGCATTAGCTGATTCACTAAGTGACGATGATGAACAGAATGAGACTCATACTTCTAGTATGGATGGAGTAAAAGTTGATGCTTCACTTCCCTCGAATAAAATGGCTAAACCTGCTTTGATCCAAGGTGTTGGCTTACGAAATAGGGTGCGATTTCAGCTGCCAGGAGAAGTACAAATTGCAGAAGAAGCTGACCGCATGCTAGATGGATTGGGTCCACGTTTTTCCGATTGGTGGGGTTATGATCCTCAGCCTATAGATGCTGATCTTCTTCCTGCTGTTGTTCCTGGATACAGGAGACCTTTTCGGCTTCTTCCTTATGGTGTGCAGCCTAAACTCACAGATGATGAAATGACCACATTGCGGAGACTTGCTCGGCCATTACCATGCCATTTTGCATTGG GCAGAAATAGGAAACATCAGGGATTGGCAGCTTCTATTGTCAAGCTTTGGGAAAAATGTGAAGTTGCTAAGATTGCTGTTAAAAGAGGGGTGCAGAACACTAATAGTGAACTGATGGCAGAAGAGTTAAAG AGTTTGACTGGAGGAACTCTTATTGCCCGGGATAGAGAATTTATAGTGTTATATAGAGGGAAAGATTTTCTACCACCTGCAGTTTCTTCTGCAATAGAAGAAAGGAGGAAATATGTAATGCAGGGAAAGAAACTGAGCACAGAGCACACCACATCAATTAAAGTGGCGCAGGATGAACTTGAGACCACACCAAGTGGTCCAAACGAACATAGTGAGATTCGTGAACAGAGACAGCTAACGTTTACTGAGGCTTCTGTTAGAAAAACTAGTCTTAATTTGTCTGTG GCCTTGGAAAAGAAAGCTAAAGCAGAGCAACTTCTAGCTGAGTTGGAGAAGGCAGAGATGCGCCAAGCTCCTGAAACAGATAAAGAGGGTATAACTGAAGAGGAAAGATATATGCTGAGGAAGATTGGTTTGAGAATGAATGCCTTCCTACTAATGG GTAGACGGGGTGTTTTTGATGGAACAATTGAAAACATGCATCTTCATTGGAAGTATAGGGAACTAGTGAAGGTTATAACTAATGAGAAAAGCTTGGAAGCTGTTCACCAAGTAGCACGGACCTTAGAGGCAGAAAGCGGTGGGATACTAGTATCAGTGGAAAGGGTGAGTAAAGGCTATGCAATCATTGTGTATCGTGGAAAAAATTATGAGCGGCCTGCTACTTTGAGGCCTAAGACACTTATGAATAAGAAAACAGCAATGAAACGCTCTTTTGAGGCACAGCGTCGTGAG TCACTGAAACTCCATGTTTTGAGAATCAATAAACATATAGATGACTTAAAGCTTAGAATG GTTAAAGAGAAGGAAGCCAATGACAAGCAGTCAATTGTTGAATCAAATTCAAGTAATATG GTTCAAGATAAGGTGAATGAGATAGAATCAGCTGAAAGTTTGATGGTTGATGCTGAAGTGAAGCATGGCTCTATCTCTCTTCCCACAACTTCTAGGGAAGAGATTGTTGCG GTTAAAGAAAATGATGTGAATAAAATACAGTCAGCTGGTGATTCAGATCTAAGTAACGTG GTTGGAGATAAGGTGAATGAGACAGAATCAGTTGAAGGTTTGAGGTTTGATGCTGAAGTCCAACATGGTTTTCTCTCTTTTCCAACAACTTACGTGGAAGAGATTGTTGCG TCCAAGGGAATGAGCGATACTCCTGCTGACGATGCCCAGCATGGTAGTTCTGATAACAAAGCACTAGAGTCATTTACAGACAAAAATGAACTGGAACCATCAGTTCCAATTAAGATAGAAAATGGATTGACTGAGATGCCGTCTACAACTGTACAACTTTCCAACAGAGAGAGGCTTCTTCTCCGGAAGCAAGCCCTTAAGATGAAAAAACGCCCTGTAATTGCTGTAG GGAAGAGCAACATTGTAACAGGCGTTGTTAAAACAATCAAGGCCCACTTTCAAAAGCATCCTCTTGCTATAGTTAATGTGAAAGGCAGAGCAAAAGGGACGTCTGTACAGGAAGTCATTATCATGCTTGAG CAAGCAACTGGCGCGGTTCTAGTTTCTCAGGAGCCTAGCAAAATCATACTTTACCGAGGTTGGGGTGCAGGGGGCAGTTTCGATCAATCTGGTAAGAACAGGAGCGATGCAAATGCAAGGAGAAAACTTGGGACTCAGCCTGGCGTGTCTCCTGAACTCTTGGCAGCAATCAAAACTGAATGTGGGTTTGAGTCTCAAAACAAGGAAGACGCATCATCTCCATAG